A single genomic interval of Bacteroidales bacterium harbors:
- the ccsA gene encoding cytochrome c biogenesis protein CcsA, which produces MNIQYIGEHLLAGSLGKGFIWASTISLLISIFFYIQATRKPGIRVKYELTADSFFILHFLTLLATIGTLYFLIFNHYFEYSYVWQYTGKDLAPKFLLSSLWAGQEGSFLTWALLQGFLGLILFRTAKEWKPWVMTVFLSGQVFLISMVLGVKLGGINIGASPFNLLREMPQNMGIDLFKEPNYLSMIIDGNGLNPLLENIWMVIHPPSLFLGYAITLIPFSYALASLWRGQYHSWLRPAIPWTLASILLLGNGIILGGRWAYESLTFGGFWAWDPVENASFVPWLLLVASLHLMLIASKRFHSYGTTYLFTFLGWFFVVYATYLTRSGVLGETSVHAFGDSGMALQMLIFNGLFLIIPIILLIIKRKYFAKKDGDEVISKEFWMLIGSVIIVLSAFQVILTTSIPVINKVLGTAIAPPVDNVNFYNTWQLPFALLVALLISISQYLTYGRNEVKPFLKKMMINAGIALLVSALVAFGDGITRISHLLLLYFVIFATTVSIDYIIKYMRKTTNLGSAFTHAGFAIFILGVLLAFSNSQVISRNTSGMDLGQAEDNKENLLLMKGISQPMGKYLVTYSSSEEKGRETFYKLDFVKKEDFSEGKIAFSVFPSVNHNERMGNVYNPDTKHFIDKDIYTFISFTQTINGPVDSAGYSRSGVEEMHMKDTIIISRSYVILDTIIADMKEEDPNNASLTANFRVLSMNAGALETSMKYLIVNGELKREDANIDALNVKLSFEGVSPDSQAIMVGIYEKKEDFIVIKAVIFPYMNVLWFGIILLFSGLSYAIIRRVSTKKEGKTTETTKE; this is translated from the coding sequence ATGAATATACAATATATAGGAGAGCACCTCCTCGCTGGTTCTTTAGGTAAAGGATTTATCTGGGCAAGCACAATTTCATTGCTGATTTCCATCTTTTTCTACATTCAGGCTACCCGGAAACCTGGGATCCGCGTGAAGTACGAATTGACGGCAGATTCATTTTTTATCCTACACTTCCTAACCCTCTTAGCTACAATAGGAACTCTTTATTTCTTAATATTCAACCACTATTTTGAATATTCTTATGTGTGGCAATATACGGGAAAAGACCTGGCTCCCAAATTCCTCCTTTCAAGTTTATGGGCAGGTCAGGAAGGAAGTTTCCTGACGTGGGCACTTTTACAAGGCTTCCTCGGTTTAATCCTCTTCAGGACAGCAAAGGAATGGAAACCATGGGTAATGACGGTTTTTCTTTCCGGCCAGGTATTCCTTATATCTATGGTATTAGGCGTTAAATTAGGTGGCATTAACATTGGAGCCAGTCCATTCAACCTCCTCAGGGAAATGCCACAGAATATGGGAATTGACCTTTTTAAAGAGCCAAATTATCTTTCCATGATCATTGATGGCAATGGACTGAATCCATTACTTGAAAACATATGGATGGTCATTCACCCGCCATCATTATTCCTTGGATATGCCATCACCCTTATACCTTTCAGTTATGCATTGGCTTCTCTCTGGAGAGGTCAATATCATAGCTGGCTTCGTCCTGCTATTCCCTGGACACTGGCTTCAATCTTATTACTCGGAAACGGGATTATCCTGGGTGGTCGATGGGCTTATGAGTCCCTTACTTTTGGTGGATTCTGGGCATGGGATCCGGTTGAGAATGCCTCATTTGTTCCCTGGTTATTGCTCGTGGCATCCTTACACCTCATGCTGATTGCCAGTAAAAGATTCCATTCCTATGGAACAACCTACCTGTTCACCTTCTTAGGATGGTTCTTTGTGGTCTATGCAACTTATCTTACCAGAAGCGGGGTTCTTGGAGAAACTTCTGTTCATGCCTTTGGAGACAGCGGAATGGCATTGCAGATGCTAATCTTCAACGGGCTCTTCCTTATTATACCAATTATTCTACTGATAATAAAGAGGAAATATTTCGCAAAGAAAGATGGTGATGAGGTAATTTCGAAGGAATTCTGGATGCTTATTGGTTCTGTTATCATAGTACTTTCAGCATTCCAGGTAATCCTTACTACTTCAATCCCAGTTATTAACAAAGTCCTTGGCACTGCTATCGCACCTCCTGTTGATAATGTCAATTTTTATAACACATGGCAACTACCATTCGCTTTACTTGTCGCATTACTGATATCCATCAGCCAGTATCTTACTTATGGCAGAAATGAAGTAAAGCCCTTTCTAAAAAAGATGATGATCAATGCGGGAATTGCATTGCTGGTATCTGCCCTGGTGGCTTTTGGAGATGGCATTACCCGTATTAGTCACCTGTTGTTGTTATATTTTGTAATATTTGCCACCACAGTTTCCATTGATTATATCATTAAATACATGCGCAAAACTACGAACCTTGGTTCAGCTTTCACTCATGCGGGTTTTGCCATTTTCATTCTTGGCGTTTTGCTTGCTTTCAGCAATTCACAAGTAATTTCCAGGAATACTTCAGGAATGGACCTCGGTCAGGCAGAAGACAATAAGGAAAACCTGCTTCTGATGAAAGGTATAAGTCAGCCTATGGGTAAATACCTGGTGACATATAGCAGTAGTGAGGAAAAAGGCCGTGAAACATTCTATAAACTTGATTTTGTTAAAAAAGAGGACTTTTCAGAAGGGAAAATCGCATTTTCTGTATTCCCTTCCGTGAATCATAATGAAAGAATGGGAAATGTATACAATCCGGATACCAAGCACTTTATTGATAAGGACATCTATACTTTCATCAGTTTTACCCAGACAATCAATGGTCCGGTGGATTCAGCAGGCTATTCAAGGTCAGGTGTGGAAGAGATGCATATGAAGGATACGATCATCATTTCCAGAAGCTATGTAATCCTCGATACCATTATCGCCGACATGAAGGAGGAAGACCCCAATAATGCATCCCTGACTGCCAATTTCAGGGTACTCAGTATGAATGCGGGGGCCCTGGAAACCAGTATGAAGTACCTTATAGTGAATGGTGAACTTAAGAGGGAAGATGCAAATATTGATGCTTTGAACGTGAAATTGAGTTTTGAAGGCGTGTCCCCTGATTCTCAGGCCATCATGGTTGGAATTTATGAAAAGAAGGAAGATTTCATTGTTATAAAGGCTGTGATATTCCCTTATATGAATGTACTCTGGTTTGGGATCATCCTGCTTTTCTCAGGCTTAAGTTATGCTATCATACGAAGGGTTAGCACTAAAAAAGAAGGAAAGACGACAGAAACTACCAAAGAATAA